In Juglans microcarpa x Juglans regia isolate MS1-56 chromosome 8D, Jm3101_v1.0, whole genome shotgun sequence, the following are encoded in one genomic region:
- the LOC121242218 gene encoding outer envelope pore protein 24, chloroplastic-like, producing the protein MKVSMKGRYETKKSNGPAVALATLSFNAGDVKLRACFHSYKRTTLDGTLVLDSANKLSDNHALGSRNCKLKYTYVHEGVTTFEPCYDFAKNSWEFAVARKVYGDHVLRAWYQTSSQVLGLEWSRNSKQNGSFKVISSVNLAEEKKVPKLIVESTWNFGDLIASEHIF; encoded by the exons ATGAAGGTGTCGATGAAAGGCAGATACGAAACAAAGAAAAGCAACGGCCCGGCCGTCGCCCTTGCAACGCTCAGTTTTAACGCCGGCGATGTCAAGCTCCGAGCT TGCTTTCATTCCTACAAGAGGACAACTTTGGACGGAACCCTGGTGCTCGATTCTGCAAACAAGCTGTCAGATAATCACGCGCTTGGCTCGAGAAATTGCAAGTTGAAGTACACTTATGTTCACGAAGGGGTGACAACATTTGAACCGTGCTACGATTTCGCGAAGAATTCTTGGGAGTTTGCAGTGGCACGGAAGGTTTATGGTGATCATGTGTTGAGGGCTTGGTACCAGACATCGAGTCAAGTGTTGGGACTAGAGTGGTCAAGAAACTCCAAGCAGAATGGTTCCTTCAAG GTCATCT CATCCGTCAATTTGGCTGAGGAGAAAAAGGTGCCTAAACTAATCGTTGAGAGTACTTGGAATTTTGGAGATTTGATCGCCTCAGAAcacattttttga